Proteins found in one Salminus brasiliensis chromosome 13, fSalBra1.hap2, whole genome shotgun sequence genomic segment:
- the LOC140575032 gene encoding ras-related and estrogen-regulated growth inhibitor-like protein isoform X3: MLSVQTPLNSNETFHGALLGYGEWESGRAPSSKTLLSCYFGVIQKDMTGLNTPRMDANVVVLGTDNVGKSALTVRFLTRRFIGEYGDIESIYSHNIILDRREQTLNIWDSPSTSQQDLSPESTMYEKRLHWADGFILVYSICDRSSFNTISKLIQNIKAIKDYAVLEKMPIVIVGNKRDLHHRRTVLSEEGRLLALSADCQFYEVSAAENYHSVLMVFHGLVNRIRESRTAIKKPAGIKGIVKSMSAVFARRRTDSL, from the exons ACAGACCCCTTTGAACTCAAATGAAACCTTCCATGGCGCGTTGCTGGGTTACGGCGAATGGGAAAGCGGGCGCGCTCCCTCCTCTAAGACTCTGTTATCTTGTTACTTTGGCGTCATTCAGAAAGACATGACTGGACTGAACACGCCGAGAATGGATGCGAATGTCGTAGTGCTGGGAACAGACAATGTCGGCAAATCAG CACTTACGGTCCGTTTTCTTACCCGAAGATTCATCGGGGAATATGGGGACATTG AGTCCATCTACAGTCACAATATTATTCTGGACAGAAGAGAGCAAACTCTCAATATATGGGACTCCCCCTCCACATCACAG CAGGATTTGTCTCCTGAGTCCACCATGTATGAAAAAAGACTTCACTGGGCTGATGGTTTCATCCTGGTCTACAGCATCTGTGACCGATCTAGTTTCAACACCATCAGCAAACTAATCCAAAACATAAAGGCGATTAAGGACTATGCTGTCTTAGAGAAGATGCCTATAGTTATAGTAGGTAACAAGAGGGACCTGCACCACCGGCGCACAGTCCTCAGCGAGGAGGGCAGGCTACTGGCTTTGTCTGCAGACTGTCAGTTCTATGAAGTCTCGGCAGCAGAGAACTATCACAGTGTACTCATGGTGTTCCATGGCTTGGTTAACCGCATCAGGGAGTCCAGGACGGCAATCAAAAAGCCAGCAGGCATCAAAGGCATTGTCAAGAGCATGTCTGCTGTGTTCGCCCGGAGGCGGACCGACTCGTTGTGA
- the LOC140575032 gene encoding ras-related and estrogen-regulated growth inhibitor-like protein isoform X2 has protein sequence MIFPLSRQTPLNSNETFHGALLGYGEWESGRAPSSKTLLSCYFGVIQKDMTGLNTPRMDANVVVLGTDNVGKSALTVRFLTRRFIGEYGDIESIYSHNIILDRREQTLNIWDSPSTSQDLSPESTMYEKRLHWADGFILVYSICDRSSFNTISKLIQNIKAIKDYAVLEKMPIVIVGNKRDLHHRRTVLSEEGRLLALSADCQFYEVSAAENYHSVLMVFHGLVNRIRESRTAIKKPAGIKGIVKSMSAVFARRRTDSL, from the exons ATGATTTTCCCTCTATCTAGACAGACCCCTTTGAACTCAAATGAAACCTTCCATGGCGCGTTGCTGGGTTACGGCGAATGGGAAAGCGGGCGCGCTCCCTCCTCTAAGACTCTGTTATCTTGTTACTTTGGCGTCATTCAGAAAGACATGACTGGACTGAACACGCCGAGAATGGATGCGAATGTCGTAGTGCTGGGAACAGACAATGTCGGCAAATCAG CACTTACGGTCCGTTTTCTTACCCGAAGATTCATCGGGGAATATGGGGACATTG AGTCCATCTACAGTCACAATATTATTCTGGACAGAAGAGAGCAAACTCTCAATATATGGGACTCCCCCTCCACATCACAG GATTTGTCTCCTGAGTCCACCATGTATGAAAAAAGACTTCACTGGGCTGATGGTTTCATCCTGGTCTACAGCATCTGTGACCGATCTAGTTTCAACACCATCAGCAAACTAATCCAAAACATAAAGGCGATTAAGGACTATGCTGTCTTAGAGAAGATGCCTATAGTTATAGTAGGTAACAAGAGGGACCTGCACCACCGGCGCACAGTCCTCAGCGAGGAGGGCAGGCTACTGGCTTTGTCTGCAGACTGTCAGTTCTATGAAGTCTCGGCAGCAGAGAACTATCACAGTGTACTCATGGTGTTCCATGGCTTGGTTAACCGCATCAGGGAGTCCAGGACGGCAATCAAAAAGCCAGCAGGCATCAAAGGCATTGTCAAGAGCATGTCTGCTGTGTTCGCCCGGAGGCGGACCGACTCGTTGTGA
- the LOC140575032 gene encoding ras-related and estrogen-regulated growth inhibitor-like protein isoform X1 gives MIFPLSRQTPLNSNETFHGALLGYGEWESGRAPSSKTLLSCYFGVIQKDMTGLNTPRMDANVVVLGTDNVGKSALTVRFLTRRFIGEYGDIESIYSHNIILDRREQTLNIWDSPSTSQQDLSPESTMYEKRLHWADGFILVYSICDRSSFNTISKLIQNIKAIKDYAVLEKMPIVIVGNKRDLHHRRTVLSEEGRLLALSADCQFYEVSAAENYHSVLMVFHGLVNRIRESRTAIKKPAGIKGIVKSMSAVFARRRTDSL, from the exons ATGATTTTCCCTCTATCTAGACAGACCCCTTTGAACTCAAATGAAACCTTCCATGGCGCGTTGCTGGGTTACGGCGAATGGGAAAGCGGGCGCGCTCCCTCCTCTAAGACTCTGTTATCTTGTTACTTTGGCGTCATTCAGAAAGACATGACTGGACTGAACACGCCGAGAATGGATGCGAATGTCGTAGTGCTGGGAACAGACAATGTCGGCAAATCAG CACTTACGGTCCGTTTTCTTACCCGAAGATTCATCGGGGAATATGGGGACATTG AGTCCATCTACAGTCACAATATTATTCTGGACAGAAGAGAGCAAACTCTCAATATATGGGACTCCCCCTCCACATCACAG CAGGATTTGTCTCCTGAGTCCACCATGTATGAAAAAAGACTTCACTGGGCTGATGGTTTCATCCTGGTCTACAGCATCTGTGACCGATCTAGTTTCAACACCATCAGCAAACTAATCCAAAACATAAAGGCGATTAAGGACTATGCTGTCTTAGAGAAGATGCCTATAGTTATAGTAGGTAACAAGAGGGACCTGCACCACCGGCGCACAGTCCTCAGCGAGGAGGGCAGGCTACTGGCTTTGTCTGCAGACTGTCAGTTCTATGAAGTCTCGGCAGCAGAGAACTATCACAGTGTACTCATGGTGTTCCATGGCTTGGTTAACCGCATCAGGGAGTCCAGGACGGCAATCAAAAAGCCAGCAGGCATCAAAGGCATTGTCAAGAGCATGTCTGCTGTGTTCGCCCGGAGGCGGACCGACTCGTTGTGA